GATATGTATATATCCGTCATCTTACCATCGCATCCGTCATCTTGGCAACCCGCGCCATCTCTTTGACATCGTGCATTCTCACGATATCAGCACCTTTAGATATGCCTATCGCTACTGTCGCAGCAGTGCCCTCAACTCTCTCATTGACATCAAGGTTCAAAACATGGCCTATCATAGACTTTCTGGATGTCCCTAGCAATATTGGAAATCCTAAAACCTTTAGTTCGTCAAGCCTTTTCATCAATGTCAAATTGTGCTCTAAAGTTTTTCCAAAACCTATACCTGGATCAATCATTATATTTTCCTCTTTTATACCTGCTTTCAACGCTATATCAATGCTTTTTTCTAAAAAGCTTATGACATCTTTCAAAACATCGTCGTATTCTGCAACATCTTTATTGTGCATGATTACAATACCTGCGCCATAATCAGCCACAACTTTCGCCATATCGGGATCTCTTTGCAAGCCCCAAATGTCATTTATAATGTGCGCTCCATTTTTAAGCGATTCTTCTGCTACTTTAGATTTCATCGTATCAACTGAAACTATAGTATTTACTTCTTGCAATTTCTTTACAATGTCGTTTATACGTCTAAGTTCTTCTTCAGCTGTCACAGGTTTATAGCCGGGCCTTGATGATTCACCACCAACATCTATGATGTCAGCTCCATCTTCAATCATCTTTAAGGCTCTTTCCATGCCTTTCTCTAGCGTATTGTACTTCCCACCATCTGAGAAGGAATCAGGTGTCATGTTTAATATTCCCATTATATAAGTCCTCTTGCCTATTTCAATTTCCTTATCTCTCACCTTTAACAAGCCAGTCATTTATACCATCCTTTCATTCTTATCCCATTCACTTGCCATTTATTAGAAGCATAACTTCTTCTCTTGACCTTTGGTCTGTTTTAAATAAGCCTCGTAAAGCAGATGTAACTGTCTTTGCACCAGGTTTTTTGATACCCCGCATTGTCATGCAAAGGTGCTCTGCTTCAACGACTACAGCAACACCTAAAGGATTTGCAGCTTTTACAATCGTATCAGCAATCTCGCTGGTAAGCCTCTCTTGTAGCTGCGGCTTCTTTGCTAAAATGTCAACTATTCTAGCAAGTTTAGAAAGCCCCAGTATCGTCCCTTTCCTTGGAAGGTACGCTACATGTGCCACACCCATAAATGGCAGTAAATGATGTTCGCACATAGAATACATAGGTATATCTTTCACTATGACTATCTCTTGATGCTCATCTTCTTTAAAGGTCTTTATCACATCCATCACATCTGTATGAAGTCCTGAAAAAATCTCTTCGTACATTCTTGCAACTCTATCAGGTGTCTCTATAAGTCCTTCCCTTTTTGGGTCTTCTCCTATAGCCTCAAGTATATCAAATACAGCCTTTTTTATTTTTTCTTTATCAATCATCGCCATGCTCCTCAAATAGAACTTGTTTTTATACAAATATATCATTTTTTAGATTTGTATACAAGTATTAGTGTTATAAAACTGCTTTCTAAATCATACGAATATTTGTTTGTAAATTAATTTAAAAATAAAAACGGCTCCTGAGAACCGTTTTATGCGTTTGCATTTACAATAATTTATTCATCTTCGTTTTTTAATTCATCCTGTTCCGTCTTTGGCTTCATGGTAGGAAATAGTATGACATCCCTTATAGAATATGCATCAGTCATAAACATAATAAGCCTATCAATACCAATGCCTAATCCACCGGTCGGAGGCATACCAACTTCCAATGCATTTATGAAATCCTCATCCATCATGTGGGCTTCATCATTCCCCGCTTCCCTCTGCTTAAGCTGCTCTATAAACCTCTCCTTTTGGTCAATTGGGTCGTTTAATTCTGAAAATGCGTTTGCAACTTCTCTACCGTATATAAAAGCTTCAAACCTTGATGTAAGAGCAGGATTGTCGTGTTTTCTCTTAGCCAATGGAGATATTTCAACAGGGTAATCTATTATGAATGTAGGCTGAATGAGATGGCTTTCGCAAAGCTCATCAAAGACTAGAGCTATTATATCTCCCTTTTTCATCCCTTCATTGACTTCCAGATGATGTCTTTTGGCAATTTCTATGGCCTCTTCATCTGTCGATACTTTGTCAAAATCGATATCCAGAAATTCTTTTATGGCATCAACCATAGTAAGCCTTCTCCATGGCGGCGTCAGATCTATCTCAGTCCCTTGGTATATTATCTTTTTACTGCCATTCACCTTTTCTGCAACGTAAGCAAATAGATTCTCGGTTATATCCATCATACCATGATAATCGGTATATGCTTCGTACAATTCCAAAAGGGTAAATTCTGGATTATGCCTTATATCCATTCCTTCATTCCTAAATACTCTACCCATCTCGTACACTTTTTCCAGTCCGCCAACGATAAGCCTCTTTAAATGAAGTTCAAGAGCTATCCTCAAGTACATGTCTATATCAAGAGCATTGTGATGTGTAATAAAAGGTCTAGCTGCTGCACCGCCTGCTATGGTATGAAGTATTGGTGTTTCTACTTCTATAAATCCTCTATTGTCTAAAAATTCTCTAATAGCTTTTATAATTGCAGTCCTCTTAATAAAGGTTTCCTTTACGCTTGGATTTATTATAAGGTCCACATACCTTTGCCTGTACCTTAAATCAGGATCTTTAAGCCCATGCCACTTATCAGGAAGCACCTGCAATGACTTTGAAAGAAGCTTAAAATCCTGCACCCTTATAGTCACTTCGCCAGTCTTCGACTTAAATACTTCACCTGTTACACCGATGATATCTCCAATGTCAAGTATTTTAAATATTTCATAATTCTTTTCGCCTAATACATCCATCTTAAAGTAAAGCTGTATTCTTCCGTCTCTGTCTTGTATATCAGCAAATGATGCCTTTCCATGGCCTCTCTTTGACATTATACGCCCTGCGATAGTAACTGTCTTGCCTTCAAAACTATCATAGTCATTCTTTATTTCTGATGTCATGTTAGTTCTATCAAATTTGTCAATGCCATAAGGCTCTATCCCTAAGCTCCTAAGCTCGTCCAACTTATTTCTTCTTATCTTAAGAAGTTCATTGAGATTTTCACCGTTATTTACATCATTCGTATTCGCCATAATACTCCTCCAATTTTATTTGTGTATTTCTAGCACTTTGAGTTTTATTATACCTGCCGGCACTTCTACACTGACTGTATCTCCCACTTTTTTACCTAAAAGTGCCTTACCTATAGGTGATTCATCAGATATCTTGTTGTTCATAGGATCTGCTTCAGTAGAACCTACTATTGTATATTCTGTTTCTTCTTTAAAATCCTCATCATAAACTTTTACAGTGCAGCCTACGCTTACTTTGTCGATAGCGATATCCTCTTCATCGATGACTTGAGCATTTCTAAGCATGGCCTCTATTGTAGCTATTCTTCCTTCAATAAATGCTTGCTCATTTTTTGCTTCATCGTACTCAGAATTTTCACTTAGATCTCCAAATGCACGGGCTTGCTTTATTTTTTCTGCAACTTCAGGTCTTTTTACGGACTTCAGATAGTCTAACTCCTCTTCTAATTTTTTTAAACCATCATAAGTTAAAATCACTTGCTTACCCATATTGCCAATCTCCTTTATAACAATTTTGTATTTTATTCTATGTTTAAGCCGTATCATTTATGATAATATTAATACACAAGCACTGCTTTATGCAGTGCTTGTGTCTATATTTTCATGTGGAATATTATAAAACAGTTTACAAATAAAGTCAAGTACTATACAGTGCTAAATCTATTTCCTTTTAATCGCCTTGCAGCATTCTTTCTGACATTTTCTATAGTTTCCTCTGATACAGCTCTTTCAAAGCTTCTAAATCCTCCCAATTTAAAACCATGCTTTTTAGCCAATTTTGAAATTGTATCTACCTGTTCAACAGTCAAGTCTCTCCCTAATGAATAGTTTTCTATTCTACCTTCCATTGCAAGTATCATAGTCTCTGCCATACAGGCATAGCTAGTCTTTGGCGGAAATCCAAAATTGAAGTGGAAGTCCACATCTCCAGGTACCTCTACAACACCACCTTCAATAACTAAGACGTCATCTCTTGCATCAGCAACTTCTTTTGATACATCTCTAGGCCTTGCCACATCACAGACGACAGCACCAGGCTTTAAGTATTCAGGTCTTATGACGGTATCAACAGCACTTGTAACTGTCACAACTATGTCTGCTGTCTTTAATGCGTCTTTAACGTCAGATGTGACTCTTGCAGCCATACCTGTCTTTTCTAAAAGATATTTGCTGAAATCCTCCAACTTTTGCTTATTTCTCGCCACCAACGTCATGTACTTGGCTTCTCTGGAAAGTATCTCAGCACATACTTTCCCTATAGAACCTGTAGCACCTATGACCACGACCTCTGAATCCCTTATATCCTTTCCCATAAGTTCAGCAGCTTTTTTTGTGCCTTCTATTGCTGTAGCAATTGTGTAGCTGTTGCCTGTCGTTACAGCAATATTAAGGTTTTTTGCGACTGTAATTCCCGCATCACCAACAACAGACGTCAAAGCACCTAACCCTACAATTTCAGCTCCTAAATTTTCTGCTATCTTACCTGCTTTTATAATTTTTTTCATGACGTAGTCTTCAGGAAGGCTCATCATTTGATTAGAAATAAGCGGTACTGCCACAAAATAACCTTCTGTCTCAGCGTACTTGCTTTTTACACCTGTTATCTCTGATACTTTAAGAGGCGGCAGCATTTTTGTAAATCCCTCTACAAACTTTCTAGGCAATTTGTTCATAATTTTAAATTTTCTGCTGACATCTTCATATTCAATTGGATGTATTATAAAAGCGAACTTGTGCACGTTAATCATCCTTTCAACAAAATATTTACTTTTCCACGGAGGCTTTTTCACCGTTTAAATATTCTACTCTTGGCTCAAAGCCAATCCTATCAAGAAGCATGTTGTAATCCTCTGGTTTCATTTCAGACGGGCTTTTACCAGATAGGGATACAAGTACAGCCTCCATTACATTTGTGCCAAAGGACCTTCCATTGAGATTTGGTGTAGTTGTAATAAGAAGTTTAACACCTCTATCTTTAAGCATCTTTACATCATCTTTTGTTACCGTATTTGTTACTATTATTTTATCTTTTAAATCCTCAGGCATGTACTTTTTAACAAATAAATAGTCGCCAGCTATTATGTCAGCTCCTTTATAGAATTTTTCATATTTTCTGCTGTCTATCGAGAGTTGCTTATCGCCAGTTGGATACAACATCTCAAACGGCATTTTGACTATTATAGGGGCTATAATCGCTGCTAAACCGTAAAGAAGTTTTAGAGAATGAAGCGGGATTGACAAACCTAAAGCAAATATAATATCTCCAAGAGTCAAGTCAGCACCGTATTCATGAAATGTCTGTGTCATGCCAAACCTATCCATAGCACTTACTATGAGGACTTTTTTACCTCTTATGTCAACAATGTTTTTGTCATGTATGTATTTTATTACCCTCCTCTCAAGTGTATTCTTAAGGCCAGAGCCGTCTACAATAGGTGATTTTTTAGCAGCATTTTTAAGCGGAACTGCATCTTTTATGACATATCTTCTCTCACCAGCATATAGATAAAGGTCTATTCCACCCATGCCGAATGCATCAACTTTTCCATCCAGTTCTTTTATAAGCTCTATTGCTTTCTTCATATCCCCGTCTGTACCGATTCTTTCGATTATAAATTTTTCTCCCAATATCTCGGTCTCAACTTTATTATTTCTAGTAGAAGAACCTATACTTACACTGACTACTCTTTTCACTGAATCATCTCCTTAAGGTATTTAAAATGTCTGAAATCAGCTCTGGCTTTACGTAGACATCCTCTGTAAGAGGTGAATGCCCAATGTTGACGCATATCACTTCTTTGTCAAATATGGCTTCCATCAAATTTGTCCTTTTATCAGAGCCGAGGAATATTATCGTATCATAAGACTGTACCTTTGCGATTACATCCATAACCATGTTAAATAGTTCTGCACCTGTCATCTTATCTGCAATTCCAAGACGCTCTTTTTCAGATAAAAGCAAAATAAAGTCGATCCCGTAGTCTTTTAACAGTTTTTCAATTTCATTCTTATTTTTAATTGGAAATCCTATTACTGCAATGTTACCGCCTTTTCTCACCTCACCTATATATTCAAGCCGTGATATAAAACTCCTGTCTACTTTGAATTTTGATGCTGTCTCCTGCTGCGAAAAGCCATTTACTCTCATTTCAATCATTTTATCTATTGTATTGTGCAACTTTTTAGTGTTTATAATCTTCTCGCCGATCTTTACAAAATCCATATTAACCATCCTTTATGTGCACAATTTGTGCTCATACTAATTATAATTCTACTACTTACTGGCATATATTTCAAGATGATTTTAAGATAAATGAAGAAAAGTCTTCATTTACCCCATATTTTTTCTATTGGCTTTATAAGCATTTCAATTATCTTATTCGTTGCAGTGATTTTTACATCAAAAGCTACAAGCAAATTAAGTGTGTATCCGATTGCAACAAGTATAAAAAATACTACAACTTCTTTTATTTTTTTCTTCTTTATAAGCCCAGGTACTTCAATGAATATTATTATTAAAAATATAATCGTAACTCCTAATGCATTTAACATAATTAACCCTCTCATTACCTCGGTTGAATAGGCTTTGATGTAAGTCCTGACCTCTTTAGGGAAGCTTTTACGCTTACATTAATTTTTACATTTGGATAAATTTCATTCCATCTATCCTTTATCTTCTCCCACACTTTAGGATATTTTTCTTGAAGTTTCTGTCCAAATCCTATGGAGTCAACTTTATACTTCTTTTGTATTGCATTTAGTGCATCTTCAATTTCGCTTTTGACTTTCTGCTCCTGTAGGTCTTCAAGGCTTTTTATCATCTTAAGCTCTGTAAGATTGTACATAGCATCTTGCTCAGTCATATTTGATTCAAAATTGATTTTTACATCGAAAGAAACATCATCACCGTTAACTTTCGGTATAATGCTGGACTTTGCTTTTATGACTGTAAATGTAATATGTGTTTTATCACCTTTAGGTCCTTTATCGATGACAAGTGATGTATTCTTAATGAAGTTATCCATCCACATTATTCCTTTCGTCTGCTCTTCTGATAAAAATCCAATCATCTTGTCGTTTTTAAATGCAGCAGCACCTACAAACCTTGCATGCTGTGGTTTACCATCCTTTTTTACAATTTCCAGCCTTCCAACTATAGGCTGCACTTCCTCTGTCTCAAGTGTCTCAACAAAATGGTTTACGTCACAGACATAACCTGACGATGTATTTCTCTGATTTTGAATCATACCTAAAATTTCCTTATATGGGTACTTCTCAACGTTTTTTGACAACTTCATAAGGTCATCAAGTGTACCACCTGTAACAACCACCAAATACGATGTCCTCCTAAACTCAGGATTCCTCGTGATGAAATCCAGCATACTGTATATGCCAGATCTTGCAAGGTTTTCCCCTATAAAAATTATTTCATTGTGCTGAAGAAAAAGCGTCCTTGAAAGCTCTGTATTAAAATTTGCAAACGCTTTTGCAAAATCAACTCCTCTAGAGCTATATACTTCATATGGTTTTCCTGCTGCAGCACCTCCTCCACCGCCTCCTGAACTTGTTGCTAAATTGGCTGGCTTCAAAACTTGGACAGTAATGTTGCACATTTTATCTTTATCTATATCCATGCCTATACCCTGTACAAATGAAAGCTCGTTTATCTCTCTCTTATCCCAACATCCTGTAAGAAGCAGCGACAATATTATTAACAATGACAAAACTTTTTTCATAAAAAATGCCTCCCCAAAAATTTGAGGTTAGTGATTAACTTCTTGAATAATTTTGCCTCTTGACATTTTTGCCTGCTACTTTATGAGGTCTAAATATCTTTGCCCACCATGGTATCCTTATAAATACATCATTAAGTTCTCTTGTATTGCTAGGTGCAAACGGTGAAAGATAAGGCACACCAAAGGATTCCAATGATGCTAAATGTGCCAATATCATCATAAGTGCCATAATAATGCCAAAAAAGCCAAGTGTACCTCCCACAATCAGCATGGCAAATCTCAAAAGTCTAAAAGTTATTGCTATATTAAATGCAGGTATTGAAAATGATGCTATACCTGTCAGTGCCACAACGATTACCGTTGCAGCTGATACTAATCCTGCCTGAACTGCCGCTTGACCAATGACAAGAGCTCCTACTATACTTACAGCTTGACCTACCTGCATCGGAAGCCTTATTCCTGCTTCTCTCAATATTTCAAAGAAAAACTCCATTAGGAAAGCCTCCATAAGGGTCGTAAACGGTACTCCTTCCCTTTGTGCAGCAATAGAAATCGCAAGAGGAGACGGTATCATCTCTTGATGGTACGTCACAGCGGCTACGTAAATCGATGGCAGAGTAAGAGACATAAGCATCGCTGCAAGTCTGAGAATCCTGAACAGCGTCGATATATAATACCTCTCGTAGTAGTCCTCTGCTGACTGAAAAAATTGAACGAAAATTGTTGGAACTACAAGGACCTCAGGAGAACCATCTGATATGATAGCTACTCTACCCTCCAGCAATTCCGCTGCAATTTTATCAGGCCGCTCTGAATGCTCTATCTGAGGAAATGGTGAAAACGGATTGTCCTCTATCATCTCTTCTAGATATCCGCTGTCAATAATTCCATCAATATCTATTTTGTTAAGTCTCTTTTTCACCTCTTCTACAACTTCGTCTTTTGCCACATCTTTAATGTATGCTATTGCAACGTCTGTCTTTGTATACTTCCCAATTTTTAAACTTTCTATTACGAAATTCGGATTTTTTATCCTTCTTCTAAGCATTGAAGTATTAACTCTAAGTGTCTCTACAAACGCCTCTTTGGGCCCTCTTACAACAGCCTCTGTCGTTGATTCAGCAATACTCCTTTGTTCCCATCCTTTAGTGCTTATTACGATAGATTTATCGACACCATCAACAAAAACAGGCGTATCGCCGTCTAAAATCCTTTCTACGACATTCCCAAACTTCTCCTCTTCTTTTATGTCTGCTGTAGTTATGAAGTAATTTAAAAGGGACTCGTAGACGCTTTTTTTGCTTAAATAATTACCGTCTAATTTTCTGCTTTCCAGTGTGATAGGCTCCATTATATTGTTGTTTATAAGTGCCTTATCCACAAGCCCGTCGACACACACCAAAAAGCCTTTTACCTTTTTTTCTCCTATCCTGAATTCCCTGAAAATCACATCGCCACTTTGCTTTAATAGCGTCTTTAATACTTCTAAATTTTTGTCTATATCATCGTATAAATTCATGTCTTTATAATTTTCTATTAAAAAAGTTCTATCCATAAAACCATCTCCAAATTTATTATTCCAAAAACTTATGTGGAATATAATAAATGATTAAAACAAATAATATTTTATATAAAGTTATAAAGGAGTAGAATATGTTCAGAAATTTATTGAGTTTTGAAGCAACAACAGAAAAAAAAATCTCCCCTAAGCAATTCATATACTTGATAGTATCAGTCGTATTGTCTACAGCCACAATATTCTTGCCGTCTATTGTTGCATCAAAAGCTGAACAAGATTCATGGATATCGGTAATATTAGCCGCAGGATTCAGCATGCCTGTATTCTGCCTTTACTATGGCATATCCAATATGTTTAAATACAAAACTGTATTCTCTTTTTTGGAAGACATATTCGGTAAAATTCTGGGGAAAATAATCGCATTTTTCTATCTTCTATTTTTTATTCATTTAACCGCAATAGTAATTAGGGAACTTTATGAAATCATGCGAAGCGCATTTATGCCTAAAACACCGCCTATAGTATTTTCATTCGTATTGATGATTGTCGCTTCATACGCCATTACAAAGGGGTTTATTGCAATTGCCAGAATGAATGAAGTTGTATTTCCTTTGGGCATGGGGCTTTTAGGATTTGTCATTTTTTTCTCAATGCCATATATAAAAATGGAGAACTTCCTTCCTGTATTGGCAAATGGGTTTTTGCCTCCCATAAAGGGATCTTTTCCATTAACTTCATGGATGCTGGAAAGTGTAATAATATTAGCTATATTCCCACACATCTCTGATAGCAAAAAAGTCTTAAAGAGCGGCATTATCTCCCTGATTTTTATTTCTTTCGCGCTTTTACTTGGTGTACTGGCCATAGGCATTTTTGGCTCTAAGACTACTGCCGATTTTAAATTTACTGCACTGGAAATGACTCGTACTATAAGACTTAGCAGTTACTTTGCTAGACTTGATTCAATGATAATGGCTGTATGGATAGAAGGAATATTTATGAAAATAACAATATTTTTGTATATAATTGTAAAAGGATTTTCTGATATATTTAATTTCGATGATTATAGATTTGATGTGCTTCCAATTGCATCAATAATGGTTCCTATGTCTATATTTATATCTACAAATATAGATGAATTATACAATTTCTTAAAAGATAAATTCTTTTACGAGACGGTGATTTTCGAGGTCATTTTGCCTTTATTTATATTTCTTGTTGCAAAAATAAGAAAGCTGGACAAAAAAACAAATGTCCAGCAAAAAAAGTAATCACACTTTTTCTATGTTTCGCTCGTATATTATTCTCAGTCCTTCCAAAGTCAGCATATCATTTATAGTATCTATAACTTTTGATTCTTGTGCAATTAGTTTTGCAAGACCACCTGTTGCGACGACATAGGCGTTCTCAGCAAATTCCTTTTTCATCTTGTTTGCTATATAATCAACCATGCCAGCATGGCCGTAAATTAAGCCTGACTGCATACTTTCAACAGTATTTTTACATATGACTTTTTTAGGTTTTATAAGCTCTATCTTAGGAAGTTTCGCTGTTCTTTGAAACAGTGCATCTGCCGATATGATTAATCCTGGTGCAATGGCCCCACCTAAATACTCACAGTTCTTTGATACAGCACAAAATGTTGTCGCTGTGCCAAAGTCAATAATTATGACAGGGCCACCATACAATTCATACGCTGCAACAGCATTTACAATCCTATCTGCACCAACTTCTTTTGGATTATCGTATTTTATGTTTATTCCTGTCTTTATGCCGGGACCTACTATTATAGGATATACATTGAAATATTTTATAGTCATTGCTTCAAGTGTGTGCATTATAGGAGGCACCACAGATGATATTATAGCTGCATTTATATCGCTTAAATGCATATTTCTGTACTCGATAAGCTGTTTTATCAATATTCCATATTCATCTGACGTCTTTGTCTTGTCTGTGGCGATTCTAAATGAATATAAAAGCTTCTTTCCGTCGTACACACCCAATACAATGTTCGTATTTCCTACATCAAAGACAAGCAGCATTCAAATACATTCCTTTCATTTTATTGTTAAAGCAGGCAATACGCCTGCTTTTTTACTTGATATATTTTTTTACAGATTTAACTATGACCGTAGTCAAAATCACTGCTATAATGACTTCAAATATCGTATTTTTAAGTACAATCAACAATGCAGCTTGTATAGTTAAGTATTTCTTAATGACAGCTAACCCCAATACACCAACTGTATTTGTAAGAGTACCTGCAATAGCTGCAATGCCTGCGCTTTTTGAAATTTTATAAACGTAATATGCCACAATGCCTATTAAAAGTCTTGGCAATATAGCGATTATTGGGTCAGCAAAGAGTGGAGTATTTTGCCTTATAAAGCTTGATATACCAAAAATAAGTCATATAAAAGTCCCCACGTAAGGCCCTTCCAATATAGAACCTATTATCGTAGGTATATGCATTGTAGTGGCATTGGCTATCCCTAAAGGTATATATCCCAGCGGCGTTGTAGCCATTACTATAGATATAGCCGATAGCATGCCAGCAACAGTAATCTGCCTTACAGTTAATTTTGATGTCACATCTTCCACCTCCAATCCAGTTCCATTCAGGAT
The nucleotide sequence above comes from Thermoanaerobacterium sp. CMT5567-10. Encoded proteins:
- a CDS encoding type III pantothenate kinase, with the protein product MLLVFDVGNTNIVLGVYDGKKLLYSFRIATDKTKTSDEYGILIKQLIEYRNMHLSDINAAIISSVVPPIMHTLEAMTIKYFNVYPIIVGPGIKTGINIKYDNPKEVGADRIVNAVAAYELYGGPVIIIDFGTATTFCAVSKNCEYLGGAIAPGLIISADALFQRTAKLPKIELIKPKKVICKNTVESMQSGLIYGHAGMVDYIANKMKKEFAENAYVVATGGLAKLIAQESKVIDTINDMLTLEGLRIIYERNIEKV